A window of Patescibacteria group bacterium contains these coding sequences:
- a CDS encoding A/G-specific adenine glycosylase: MKAAAKLLAWFDRNGRTLPWRKTRDPYRILVSEVMLQQTQVSRALVFYPQWLERFPNWKALAKADNASVIRAWSGLGYNRRALMLRDIALQIAVNPRLPPTNYHLPTTESEWRTLKGIGPYTAAALASFSLHERVMPVDTNVRRVLGRFLLGIPFPSPKQDERIRKAADAFLPRRGRFYDVPQALFDLATMVCKKTPDCTSCPMRTVCPAAAKFLSGKVRIPKRSVAKAAESRHRNKPHPDRIYRGRILKLAGRSGGFLLARLGETIDPGYDDALDRAWLAAMVERLVADRLLARTTKTVSLPR; encoded by the coding sequence ATGAAAGCGGCCGCCAAGCTCCTTGCCTGGTTCGACAGGAACGGCCGGACCCTCCCCTGGCGCAAGACGCGCGACCCGTACCGCATCCTCGTGTCGGAAGTGATGCTCCAGCAGACGCAGGTGTCGCGCGCGCTCGTCTTTTACCCGCAATGGCTGGAACGGTTTCCGAATTGGAAGGCGCTCGCCAAGGCGGACAACGCCTCTGTGATCCGCGCCTGGTCCGGCCTTGGCTACAACCGCCGCGCCCTGATGCTGCGCGACATCGCGCTCCAAATCGCGGTCAATCCCCGACTACCACCTACCAACTACCACCTACCAACTACGGAATCCGAATGGCGCACCCTCAAGGGGATCGGCCCGTACACGGCCGCGGCGCTTGCGTCGTTCTCCCTGCATGAACGCGTCATGCCCGTGGACACGAACGTCCGCCGCGTGCTCGGACGGTTTCTGCTTGGCATCCCCTTCCCGTCCCCGAAGCAGGACGAGCGCATCCGCAAGGCCGCGGACGCGTTCCTGCCAAGGCGCGGGCGGTTCTACGACGTGCCGCAGGCGCTGTTCGACCTCGCGACCATGGTGTGCAAGAAGACGCCCGACTGCACAAGCTGTCCCATGCGTACCGTTTGTCCTGCCGCGGCGAAATTCCTCTCGGGAAAAGTCCGCATCCCGAAGCGATCCGTTGCCAAGGCCGCCGAGTCGCGGCACCGAAACAAGCCGCATCCGGACCGCATCTACCGCGGCCGCATCCTGAAGCTCGCGGGGCGCAGTGGCGGATTCTTACTCGCGCGCCTGGGTGAAACGATCGATCCCGGATACGACGACGCGCTCGACCGCGCCTGGCTCGCGGCCATGGTGGAGCGCCTGGTCGCGGACCGCCTGCTCGCGCGTACGACGAAGACCGTGTCGTTGCCGCGTTGA
- a CDS encoding DUF2914 domain-containing protein yields the protein MILFSPVLTLRSWFERYERALVPGLLVAGFFVDVVTFRTLQVTTTLSVLGAYALAAAAAIAYANAYDARPAPPKGRVWSAARLACPLAISFAFGALLSSSFLFYWYSGSLSASWPLMAFFVALMTSNEALRHVFLRPRMQIVVFAFVLLSYFSLLFPFVFNTLESWAFLLAGAASTVAVLSLISLIARFSPAVRRFDLQLTGAALFIVAAMDGLYFLNMIPPIPLSIRDAGIYHDLARSGDGYALLGEEESFLASVTPGQALGPDEDGRLYAYTAIFAPPGLSAVIAHRWERFDEAKGDWVLHARHSFPITGGRDAGYRGYSYALVAAGRWRVTVETERGQVLGRLSFTYAAR from the coding sequence CAGGCCTGCTGGTGGCGGGGTTCTTCGTGGACGTGGTGACGTTTCGCACGCTGCAGGTGACGACCACGCTCTCGGTGCTGGGCGCGTATGCGCTCGCGGCAGCCGCGGCCATCGCGTACGCGAACGCCTACGACGCGCGGCCGGCACCGCCCAAGGGGCGCGTGTGGAGCGCGGCGCGGCTTGCTTGCCCGCTCGCCATTTCCTTCGCGTTCGGCGCGCTCTTGAGCTCGTCGTTCCTGTTTTACTGGTACAGCGGATCGCTTTCGGCCAGCTGGCCGTTGATGGCGTTCTTCGTGGCCCTCATGACGTCGAACGAGGCGCTACGCCACGTGTTCTTGCGCCCGCGCATGCAAATCGTGGTGTTCGCGTTCGTGCTGCTCTCATACTTCTCGCTCCTGTTCCCGTTCGTGTTCAACACGCTCGAGTCCTGGGCGTTCCTCCTCGCGGGCGCGGCGAGCACGGTGGCGGTGCTTTCGCTCATCTCGCTCATCGCCCGGTTCTCGCCCGCCGTCCGCCGTTTCGACCTGCAGCTCACCGGCGCCGCGCTGTTCATCGTCGCGGCCATGGACGGGCTGTATTTCCTCAACATGATCCCGCCCATCCCGCTCTCGATCCGCGACGCTGGCATCTACCACGACCTTGCGCGCTCGGGCGACGGGTATGCCCTGCTTGGCGAAGAGGAATCCTTCCTGGCGTCCGTCACGCCGGGGCAGGCGCTGGGGCCCGACGAAGACGGACGCCTCTACGCCTACACCGCCATCTTCGCGCCCCCGGGGCTTTCGGCGGTCATTGCCCATCGCTGGGAGCGCTTTGACGAGGCCAAGGGCGATTGGGTGCTGCACGCGCGCCATTCCTTTCCGATCACTGGCGGGCGCGACGCGGGGTATCGCGGCTATTCCTATGCGCTCGTCGCTGCCGGGCGCTGGCGCGTGACCGTGGAGACCGAGCGCGGCCAGGTGCTCGGGCGCCTCTCATTCACGTACGCGGCGCGCTGA